A DNA window from Helianthus annuus cultivar XRQ/B chromosome 15, HanXRQr2.0-SUNRISE, whole genome shotgun sequence contains the following coding sequences:
- the LOC110910818 gene encoding EH domain-containing protein 1, which produces MVTVSAPIASCSKAHQKIYQQWFNYVDSDGDGRVTGDDATVFFAKSNVEKPQLKQVWAIADSKRQGFLGFNEFITAMQLLSLAQAGYDITADLLRTTDDVELLEPPVMEGLDLLLAKHNGSRNNGVPETNGVLAVQPAPAKSLFSSMLSKKSSCHTSLGKVTSIVDGLKRLYNEKLKPLEVAYRYNDFASPLLTNTDFDAKPMVMLLGQYSTGKTTFIKHLLKSNYPGAHIGPEPTTDRFIVVMGGPDERSVPGNTIAVQADMPFNTLTTFGGAFLSKFECSQMPHPLLEHITFVDTPGVLSGEKQRTQRSYDFTGVIKWFAEKCDLILLLFDPHKLDISDEFKRVISSLHGQEDKIRVVLNKADQVDTQQLMRVYGALMWSLGKVLNTPEVTRVYVGSFNDKPVDKESLDSMGKELFEKEQDDLLVDLMDIPKKACDRQINEFVKRARAAKIHAYIISQLKKEMPAMMGKSKAQQKLMKNLEDVFAKVQREFHLPAGDFPDVEHFRQVLGAYNIDKFEKLKPKMIQAVDEMLGYDIPDLLKNFKNPYE; this is translated from the exons ATGGTGACTGTATCAGCTCCAATTGCTTCTTGTTCGAAAGCTCATCAAAAGATCTACCAGCAATGGTTCAATTACGTCGATTCAG ATGGTGATGGTAGGGTTACCGGCGATGATGCAACGGTTTTCTTCGCTAAATCGAATGTAGAAAAGCCTCAACTTAAGCAG GTTTGGGCCATTGCAGATTCTAAGCGTCAAGGATTTTTAGGCTTTAACGAGTTCATCACTGCTATGCAG TTGCTCTCTCTGGCACAAGCTGGATATGACATAACTGCAGATTTACTTAGAACTACAG ATGATGTCGAGCTTTTGGAACCTCCAGTGATGGAAGGTTTGGATTTGCTTTTGGCG AAGCATAATGGTTCAAGAAACAATGGTGTCCCTGAAACAAACG GTGTTTTGGCAGTGCAGCCCGCGCCAGCAAAGAGTCTATTTTCTTCAATGCTTAGTAAGAAG TCATCTTGTCACACATCTCTTGGTAAAGTCACATCTATAGTCGATGGTTTGAAGAGATTGTACAACGAAAAGCTAAAGCCATTGGAAGTTGCTTACCGATACAATGATTTTGCCTCTCCTTTATTG ACAAATACCGACTTTGATGCGAAACCTATGGTAATGCTTCTGGGTCAGTACTCAACTGGCAAGACAACGTTTATTAAGCATCTTCTTAAAAGCAACTACCCAG GAGCTCACATTGGACCAGAACCCACAACCGACAGATTTATCGTTGTTATG GGTGGACCTGATGAGAGAAGTGTTCCTGGAAACACTATTGCTGTACAGGCGGATATGCCGTTTAACACCCTCACGACTTTTGGTGGGGCGTTTCTATCAAAATTTGAGTGTTCGCAAATGCCACATCCT CTTCTGGAGCATATCACTTTTGTTGACACTCCTGGCGTTTTATCGGGAGAGAAGCAACGCACACAAAGAAGTTACGACTTCACTGGTGTGATAAAGTGGTTTGCGGAAAAATGTGATCTTATTCTTCTTCTGTTTGACCCTCACAAACTAGATATAAGTGACGAATTCAAGCGCGTGATATCTTCTTTGCATGGTCAAGAAGATAAGATTCGTGTTGTCCTTAACAAGGCAGATCAAGTTGATACTCAACAA CTGATGCGAGTTTACGGTGCATTGATGTGGTCACTTGGAAAAGTACTCAATACACCTGAAGTGACACGTGTTTACGTCGG ATCGTTTAATGACAAGCCAGTGGATAAAGAATCACTTGATTCGATGGGCAAGGAGCTTTTTGAAAAAGAACAGGACGATCTCCTTGTTGACTTGATGGACATTCCAAAGAAGGCTTGTGATCGCCAG ATCAATGAGTTTGTTAAACGTGCTCGAGCTGCAAAGATACATGCCTACATAATCAGTCAGTTGAAAAAAGAGATGCCTGCAATGATGGGTAAATCTAAAGCTCAACAGAAGCTAATGAAGAATCTTGAAGATGTTTTTGCCAag GTTCAAAGGGAGTTTCATTTGCCAGCGGGTGATTTCCCGGATGTGGAGCACTTTAGACAAGTTCTTGGTGCGTACAACATCGATAAGTTTGAGAAGCTGAAGCCGAAGATGATTCAGGCTGTGGATGAGATGCTCGGATATGACATTCCGGATCTTTTAAAGAACTTTAAAAATCCTTATGAATAG
- the LOC110910819 gene encoding tropinone reductase-like 3 isoform X1: MEKSKIGRRFEGKVAIVTASTQGIGFSIAERLGLEGASLVISSRRQRNVDEAVKKLEAQGIDVLGLVCHVSNAQQRKDLIEQTVQKYGKIDVVVSNAAANPSVDAILDTEESTLDKLWEINVKTSILLLKDASPHLTKGSSIVFISSISAYQPPPAMAMYGVTKTALLGLTKALATEMAPHTRVNCVAPGTVPTRFASFITDNDTIRNSIMEKTPLKRLGTPEDMAAATAFLASDEASYITGETIVVAGGMTSRL, translated from the exons ATGGAGAAATCGAAGATCGGGAGAAGATTTGAGGGGAAAGTAGCCATCGTTACAGCTTCAACTCAAGGCATCGGTTTCAGTATTGCAGAACGCCTCGGCCTTGAAGGCGCATCGCTTGTCATCTCTTCTCGCAGACAG AGAAACGTTGACGAGGCGGTGAAAAAGCTCGAAGCACAAGGAATCGACGTGTTGGGGTTGGTATGCCATGTTTCTAATGCTCAACAAAGAAAAGATCTCATTGAACAGACGGTTCAG AAATATGGGAAAATAGACGTGGTAGTGTCCAATGCCGCCGCAAACCCATCAGTGGACGCCATTCTCGACACCGAAGAATCAACTCTTGATAAGCTTTGGGAAATCAATGTCAAAACCTCCATATTGCTTCTTAAG GATGCATCCCCTCACTTAACCAAAGGTTCATCTATTGTTTTCATATCTTCTATAAGTGCGTACCAACCCCCGCCCGCCATGGCCATGTACGGTGTCACAAAGACCGCTCTTCTTGGTCTTACCAAG GCGCTTGCAACTGAGATGGCCCCACATACTCGTGTGAACTGTGTTGCACCAGGGACCGTACCCACACGCTTTGCAAGTTTCATCACTGATAATGATACTATA AGAAACTCAATTATGGAAAAGACACCGCTGAAGAGGCTTGGGACGCCGGAAGATATGGCGGCAGCCACCGCCTTCTTGGCATCTGATGAAGCTTCGTATATAACCGGCGAGACGATTGTGGTTGCTGGAGGAATGACCTCTAGGCTGTAG
- the LOC110910819 gene encoding tropinone reductase-like 3 isoform X2 — MEKSKIGRRFEGKVAIVTASTQGIGFSIAERLGLEGASLVISSRRQRNVDEAVKKLEAQGIDVLGLVCHVSNAQQRKDLIEQTVQKYGKIDVVVSNAAANPSVDAILDTEESTLDKLWEINVKTSILLLKDASPHLTKGSSIVFISSISAYQPPPAMAMYGVTKTALLGLTKALATEMAPHTRVNCVAPGTVPTRFASFITDNDTIFVLSEKLNYGKDTAEEAWDAGRYGGSHRLLGI, encoded by the exons ATGGAGAAATCGAAGATCGGGAGAAGATTTGAGGGGAAAGTAGCCATCGTTACAGCTTCAACTCAAGGCATCGGTTTCAGTATTGCAGAACGCCTCGGCCTTGAAGGCGCATCGCTTGTCATCTCTTCTCGCAGACAG AGAAACGTTGACGAGGCGGTGAAAAAGCTCGAAGCACAAGGAATCGACGTGTTGGGGTTGGTATGCCATGTTTCTAATGCTCAACAAAGAAAAGATCTCATTGAACAGACGGTTCAG AAATATGGGAAAATAGACGTGGTAGTGTCCAATGCCGCCGCAAACCCATCAGTGGACGCCATTCTCGACACCGAAGAATCAACTCTTGATAAGCTTTGGGAAATCAATGTCAAAACCTCCATATTGCTTCTTAAG GATGCATCCCCTCACTTAACCAAAGGTTCATCTATTGTTTTCATATCTTCTATAAGTGCGTACCAACCCCCGCCCGCCATGGCCATGTACGGTGTCACAAAGACCGCTCTTCTTGGTCTTACCAAG GCGCTTGCAACTGAGATGGCCCCACATACTCGTGTGAACTGTGTTGCACCAGGGACCGTACCCACACGCTTTGCAAGTTTCATCACTGATAATGATACTATA TTTGTGTTGTCAGAGAAACTCAATTATGGAAAAGACACCGCTGAAGAGGCTTGGGACGCCGGAAGATATGGCGGCAGCCACCGCCTTCTTGGCATCTGA
- the LOC110913337 gene encoding uncharacterized protein LOC110913337, whose protein sequence is MTRASRVAKIVYNIDHHQVDDQGFSQVAYGLHKSGPSPPDQGHHHVNKQGLGQVTYVIDESGPSPHGHGHHQQVDGQGFPQVAYGLHKSGPSPRGKGHHHVNKQGLGQVAYVLDKSGPSPSGHGHHPQEKEQGFSQVAYGLIKGSPSPPGQGRYHLYDPRHPPTSK, encoded by the coding sequence ATGACTCGCGCATCAAGAGTCGCAAAGATCGTGTATAACATTGATCATCATCAAGTTGATGACCAAGGTTTTTCGCAGGTGGCTTATGGGCTACACAAAAGTGGCCCATCTCCTCCTGATCAAGGGCATCATCATGTTAATAAACAAGGTTTAGGACAAGTGACTTATGTTATAGACGAAAGTGGCCCATCTCCTCATGGTCATGGGCATCATCAGCAAGTTGATGGCCAAGGTTTTCCGCAGGTGGCTTATGGGCTACACAAAAGTGGCCCATCTCCTCGTGGTAAAGGGCATCATCATGTTAATAAACAAGGTTTAGGGCAGGTGGCTTATGTTCTAGACAAAAGTGGCCCATCTCCTAGTGGTCATGGGCATCATCCTCAAGAAAAAGAGCAAGGTTTTTCGCAGGTTGCTTATGGGCTAATTAAAGGTAGCCCATCTCCTCCTGGTCAAGGACGTTATCATTTATATGATCCACGTCACCCACCTACCTCAAAATAG
- the LOC110913338 gene encoding uncharacterized protein LOC110913338, producing the protein MTRASRVAKIVYNIDHHQVNDQGFSQVAYGLHKSGPSPPGQGHHHVNKQGLGQVTYVIDESGPSPHGHGHHHQQVDDQGFSHVAYGLHKSGPSPRGKGHHHVNKQGLGHVTYVLDKSGPSPSGHGHHPQEKEQGFSQVAYGLNKGSPSPPSQGRYHLYDPRHPPTSK; encoded by the coding sequence ATGACTCGCGCATCAAGAGTCGCAAAGATCGTGTATAACATTGATCATCATCAAGTTAATGACCAAGGTTTTTCGCAGGTGGCTTATGGGCTACACAAAAGTGGTCCATCTCCTCCTGGTCAAGGGCATCATCATGTTAATAAACAAGGTTTAGGACAAGTGACTTATGTTATAGACGAAAGTGGCCCATCTCCTCATGGTCATGGGCATCATCATCAGCAAGTTGATGACCAAGGTTTTTCGCATGTGGCTTATGGGCTACACAAAAGCGGCCCATCTCCTCGTGGTAAAGGGCATCATCATGTTAATAAACAAGGTTTAGGGCATGTGACTTATGTTCTAGACAAAAGTGGCCCGTCTCCTAGTGGTCATGGGCATCATCCTCAAGAAAAAGAGCAAGGTTTTTCGCAGGTTGCTTATGGGCTAAATAAAGGTAGCCCATCTCCTCCTAGTCAAGGGCGTTATCATTTATATGATCCACGTCACCCACCCACCTCAAAATAG
- the LOC110913339 gene encoding uncharacterized protein LOC110913339 — MTHASRVAKIVYNIDHHQVDDQGFSQVAYGLHKSGPSPPGQGHHHVNKQRLGQVTYVIDGSGPSPHGHGHHHQQVDDQGFPQVAYGLHKSGPSPRGKGHHHVIKQGLAQVTYVIDKSGPSPSGHGHHPQEKEQGFSQVAYGLNTGSPSPPGQGRYHLCDPRHPPTSK, encoded by the coding sequence ATGACTCACGCATCAAGAGTCGCAAAGATCGTGTATAACATTGATCATCATCAAGTTGATGACCAAGGTTTTTCGCAGGTGGCTTATGGGCTACACAAAAGTGGCCCATCTCCTCCCGGTCAAGGGCATCATCATGTTAATAAACAACGTTTAGGGCAAGTGACTTATGTTATAGACGGAAGTGGCCCATCTCCTCATGGCCATGGACATCATCATCAGCAAGTTGATGACCAAGGTTTTCCGCAGGTGGCTTATGGGCTACACAAAAGCGGTCCATCTCCTCGTGGTAAAGGGCATCATCATGTTATTAAACAAGGTTTAGCCCAGGTGACTTATGTTATAGACAAAAGTGGCCCATCTCCTAGTGGTCACGGGCATCATCCTCAAGAAAAAGAGCAAGGTTTTTCGCAGGTTGCTTATGGGCTAAACACAGGTAGCCCATCTCCTCCTGGTCAAGGGCGTTATCATTTATGTGATCCACGTCACCCACCTACCTCAAAATAG